One segment of Thunnus thynnus chromosome 19, fThuThy2.1, whole genome shotgun sequence DNA contains the following:
- the uqcr10 gene encoding cytochrome b-c1 complex subunit 9, whose product MRTTTVIMSLTKSVYNLLFRRTSSFAITIMVGAVFFERLFDQGGNAIFEQMNRGKLWKHIKHNYENKDEE is encoded by the exons ATGCGCACTACCACCGTCATCATGTCGCTCACGAAGTCAGTCTACAACCTGCTCTTCAGGAGAACTTCGTCTTTCGCTATAACCATCATGGTTGGCGCAGTCTTCTTTGAACGACTATTTGACCAAGGTGGCAACGCGATTTTTGAGCAAATGAATCGCGGG AAACTATggaaacacatcaaacacaactATGAGAACAAAGACGAGGAATAG
- the zmat5 gene encoding zinc finger matrin-type protein 5: MGKRYYCDYCDRSFQDNMHNRKKHLNGVQHHRAKKAWFDHFRDSAAILYDEQAKKPCRKFLLKGICDFGPNCRFSHMSEEDLSDLKKQVEDERQHREDSQDRIMPGRSIEDWLLRREKKRTALSSKGDLKNKEDCEEGQTESDIPQQLLSFPDLPPSLLPPPPDGWKVKVNTEWG, from the exons ATGGGGAAGAGGTACTACTGTGACTACTGTGACCGGTCCTTTCAGGACAACATGCacaacaggaagaaacatctGAATGGTGTTCAGCATCACCGAGCTAAAAAGGCCTGGTTTGACCATTTTAGAG ACTCTGCAGCTATTCTGTATGATGAGCAAGCAAAGAAACCCTGCAGGAAGTTTCTCCTAAAAG GGATTTGTGATTTTGGCCCTAACTGCAGGTTTTCTCACATGTCCGAGGAGGATCTGTCAGACTTAAAAAAACAGGTGGAAG ATGAAAGGCAGCACAGAGAGGACTCTCAGGACAGAATTATGCCTGGGCGAAGTATAGAAGACTGGCTCTTGAGAAGGGAAAAGAAGCGGACCGCCCTCAGCAGCAAAGG AGATCTAAAAAATAAGGAAGACTGTGAAGAAGGCCAAACAGAAAGTGACATACCTCAGCAGCTCCTCTCCTTCCCTGACCTTCCACCCTCACttctacctcctcctccagacGGATGGAAAGTCAAAGTGAACACAGAATGGGGTTGA